The Mytilus galloprovincialis chromosome 3, xbMytGall1.hap1.1, whole genome shotgun sequence genomic interval TGATCTAAAGTTATATTATATACACAATAAGACTTGAACATACGTAATTGGCAAGTCAAGTACAGTTTTATACTATATTATACTTTATTTAAAGAAACGTTTGATTGATGTATTAATGACATTTACTTGCGATATGTAGTATACTTTGAAGTCAACATACTAGCGGGTGCTGTGTATCCAGATGTAATTATTATGATCACAAATAAGTGATCGCAACTATGATTATAGACCTCTAAACTTTGACAAGCATATACACATTTGTAGAGAATCTAACTACGGTTTATGCATTTGTAATTTACTATAATAAGAGTTTGACATCTCcctatttttaattatatagcaTATGAAAAAAGACTGAAATCTTTAATcacaaatatcttttttattctgtttcagattttatttgaaatactacAGAAGGTAACCGAAAGACTTACAGAGATTTTAtgtttgatgaaataaaacagtTTACCTTCAGCAATATGGTTGGTGCAGTTTGTATGGTTAAATTAagtgatattttaattttttttgttaaagtttcCTTAATTCTACCGTtcaaacagtttttaaaatgaaactttttttactgtaaacacagacaaaattgacaatcagATATTTGAATtccgtatattttttttattttgccttgaattgattaaaaaatattttccaaagcCTTGTCCTCAACAATTTACCCGACGGTCAAAGGGCAGATAACTCAGCGATGTATTCTCATGTATACAAAACTTACACATATTCAATATAATTGAAACTAAACAacaaatgttttagttttttgtttcaaatgttcaaataatttatataaaattttcatttgctTAAAATAATGTACTTTTATTCAGGGAGGAAGACGATaagtcataagtcgaaaataaacattGCAAACAACAACTAGATTATAACAACAACATGAAATCTGGAATAATCTAGATTAGCACCAAGAATTGAAATCAATAAATGCAAATTCATTAGGAGAGCACAGTCCTATATAATTTTGCTATTGAAAAGTAactaatcttttattttaaaaaagtaaacactCTGGAGACAATATTTTATCAACTTATAGCTTTTGTGAATAACCAGGGCATGCAGCCTATATATAAACATCTCAAGGATCATATGAGGTCTATATGATTAAACTAGGACAAGGTCTTCGTTCTATTTCGATGTTTTTCCACGAACTTCTCTAACATTTCCGAAAATCGTGAATTCTATGTCACGTTGACATCTGTCTGTTAAATTGATTGAAGTTTTCTGTCTCCTCCCTGTTGTACATACGTTCGCGGAAAGTTTAATTCCATTCTCCGAAAATTAAACCCAAAATATGCTTCTTGCCAATTTTTAAGTGCAATTGCAATTAAATCTCAAATATGATTATATAGTTAGTTGATGAGAAAATAATATACAAGAGTAATAAAAATACATTCACTATGAAATAagtatttatatctatttatatctgcCCCCGACCAAATACCATACGAGCTAAATGAACCTTATATATACTATCAcaatatataaagttaaatttaGATCAGTATATGGCCGTGTATTATATCTGTCTTCAATTTAACAATGTGAAGATTGTAACCAATGGATGAAAATGGATGCTAATAAAACTTTTCGCAAAAGTGTGAACGAACTATCAGAATATGCATATGGCTATAATAACGAGACAGAACGGCGTTGTTCCAAATGTGCAAACCAGCAAAAAATTAACATTATTAtattctgtattttgtttgtagtAATAAGTGTAAACGCTGTCTTAGCTGTGAATCAAATTACAGATGCACATAGACTACAAACGTTACAGAATACAATTGACATACTGAAGAGCCAGGTTAAAGAGATCAGACTGAGGCAAGATGAGGTTGATGTCGAGGATGGAGATAATCAGGTCgggtatatatttaattttactttaggATTTATAATGTTTCTAACGTTAGAggcttttttttacagattttcaGTAACCGAGTAAATAGTGATAGCACGCATTAATTGAAGCTTTCGTTTTCTTAGCAGGAGAAACATCTGGTCTCCCATTTTTTGAAAATCCTAGGTCTCAAAAAGTTCTATGTTACAAGATTTGAATATCGGTATACTACAATCGGATTTATTTTTATCTgcattatttcatataaaaaaatataccaacgAATTGTCAAAGTCACgaaacaattttcttaaatggTACAAGGGAATTACATAATTGTTTCAAAACAATAACATCTTTCAAACACATACAACACAAGCTGTTAAGTAAAAAAGGAAAAATTGTATTAGGTTATTATAAAATTCACCCATTAAATGCAGTCTAATTGTAACTTTTGGTTAATATGGACATGTTTTATGTGATGAATTGGTTTTGTGTTCAGCTATTCGTTtggtatttttcaaattaaatttaaaatcaaaccCGTCACCTCATGTATCGACAAAGCATATTTCTggttatattttgtcatttttttccgAAATCCTGTTTCTTGCTTAAAACTAAAACGCGACGTTTGAAAAAGTACACAGATAGATCTCAAATTGATACACAAGAACACagataaaatcagaaaaaaacaagattaaaacaaattgaaaaactaGAAGTGAAAAATTGAGTAgatacaaaacattaaaaatcaacaattttgaatattacaacaaaaatacatatgttatatattacataaataatTTGTCAACGATTTAGATGCTAAACAGTTGTGTAGACTGCAAATAAATCAGtcaaattgttcattttttctaACAATATATTGGTTCGCTTTTTTTGCAAACCGCATTAAGACTTTCTGTCTGTATCATATATTATATGCCGTTTCAATATGAGTCATTGATAATATCCATTGTCTTTTAATTCCATAAAAACTCAGTTGTGTATAAGAAAGCACATCATGAGCACATGTCATTTGGTAAAAGACAAAGTCAAACTAACCCGATTTCTTTCTTCATTCTTATTAATCAGGACCTAGATGGAGCCACCAGAAAAGTAGAGAAGAAGCTGGCATTTTATTTGGTTTCGCGATATTGTAAAGATAATGACAGTTCAAAGGTTCAGTACCATTTTGACTGCATTTCTCCTTGAAATGTAGTATACTACTGATAACGTGTATTATGCTGTAT includes:
- the LOC143066917 gene encoding uncharacterized protein LOC143066917 isoform X10: MKMDANKTFRKSVNELSEYAYGYNNETERRCSKCANQQKINIIIFCILFVVISVNAVLAVNQITDAHRLQTLQNTIDILKSQVKEIRLRQDEVDVEDGDNQDLDGATRKVEKKLAFYLVSRYCKDNDSSKVDILDTFPFQINPFAGDQSREKRNTNSKPCNDDPNCKKRTRRQQGRRKKKKKDSFVHIEGYGGQHSPEVTYISGSSI
- the LOC143066917 gene encoding uncharacterized protein LOC143066917 isoform X11, translated to MKMDANKTFRKSVNELSEYAYGYNNETERRCSKCANQQKINIIIFCILFVVISVNAVLAVNQITDAHRLQTLQNTIDILKSQVKEIRLRQDEVDVEDGDNQDLDGATRKVEKKLAFYLVSRYCKDNDSSKVDILDTFPFQINPFAGDQSREKRNTNSKPCNDDPNCKKRTRRQQGRRKKKKKERYIHIEGTGGEAYPKVTYISGSSI